One genomic region from Solwaraspora sp. WMMD792 encodes:
- a CDS encoding glycoside hydrolase family 13 protein yields the protein MYAPGAAAGVNLGDRVSVFVRVPAGARPVHKLWVRSTADGEPRFTEAVVDRQDPNGDVWWRGEVEARNPVTPYRFLLAGGDGPAGSAAAGGSAGGGGGRRWLTGVGEVDHDVPDATDFRLVTHDAPPAWAADAVIYQIFPDRFARSAAAAGRELPEWAIPCDWDTPVVGRGPETPYQFYGGDLDGIRERLDHLERLGVNTVYLTPIFPARSNHRYDAAAFDHVDPLLGGDEALARLSAAVHARGWRLLGDITSNHTGDAHPWFTAAVSDVSSPERELYYFGDDGDYESWLGVKSLPKLNWGSAELRRRFVDGPDSVARRWLLPPYGLDGWRIDVANMTGRRGADALTLEVAALLRRAVAETRSDGLIVAEHGHDFTRDLDADGWHGTMNYAGFTRPVWSWLRSPTLELPDFLGVPGGVPARSGPAALATMRAVGALVSWRSLVHSWQLLGSHDSARVRTVVGDAARQEVAAGLQFTLPGTPMVFAGDEGDDARRRGVGVVAVVGAFVAAARLA from the coding sequence TTGTATGCGCCGGGTGCCGCCGCCGGGGTAAACCTGGGTGATCGGGTGTCGGTCTTCGTCCGGGTGCCGGCGGGTGCGCGGCCGGTCCACAAGCTGTGGGTACGCTCCACAGCCGACGGTGAGCCGCGCTTCACCGAGGCGGTGGTCGACCGGCAGGATCCGAACGGGGACGTGTGGTGGCGGGGCGAGGTGGAGGCCCGTAACCCGGTCACGCCGTACCGTTTCCTGCTCGCCGGCGGCGACGGCCCGGCCGGGTCTGCTGCTGCCGGCGGCTCTGCTGGTGGCGGGGGTGGGCGGCGCTGGTTGACCGGGGTCGGCGAGGTCGACCACGACGTGCCGGACGCCACCGACTTCCGGCTCGTCACCCACGATGCGCCGCCGGCCTGGGCCGCCGACGCGGTGATCTACCAGATCTTCCCGGACCGGTTCGCCCGGTCGGCTGCCGCTGCCGGGCGGGAGCTGCCGGAGTGGGCGATCCCGTGCGACTGGGACACCCCGGTCGTCGGGCGCGGGCCGGAGACGCCGTACCAGTTCTACGGCGGCGACCTGGACGGCATCCGGGAGCGGCTCGACCACCTGGAGCGGCTCGGCGTCAACACCGTCTACCTGACGCCGATCTTCCCGGCCCGGTCCAATCATCGGTACGACGCCGCCGCGTTCGACCACGTCGACCCGCTGCTCGGCGGGGACGAGGCCCTGGCGCGGCTGTCGGCGGCGGTGCATGCTCGCGGGTGGCGGCTGCTCGGCGACATCACCAGCAACCACACCGGCGACGCCCACCCGTGGTTCACCGCCGCCGTGTCGGACGTATCGTCGCCGGAGCGGGAGCTGTACTACTTCGGCGACGACGGCGACTATGAGTCGTGGCTGGGCGTGAAGTCGCTGCCGAAACTCAACTGGGGCAGCGCTGAGCTGCGGCGACGCTTCGTCGATGGGCCAGACTCGGTGGCGCGGCGGTGGCTGCTGCCGCCGTACGGGTTGGACGGTTGGCGGATCGACGTGGCCAACATGACCGGCCGGCGCGGGGCCGACGCGCTCACGCTGGAGGTGGCCGCGTTGCTGCGTCGGGCGGTCGCCGAGACTCGGTCGGACGGGCTGATCGTCGCCGAGCACGGGCACGATTTCACCCGTGACCTGGACGCCGATGGTTGGCACGGCACGATGAACTACGCCGGGTTCACCCGGCCGGTGTGGAGCTGGCTGCGGTCACCGACGCTGGAGTTGCCGGACTTCCTCGGCGTACCGGGTGGGGTGCCGGCCCGGTCGGGGCCGGCGGCGTTGGCGACGATGCGCGCCGTCGGGGCGTTGGTGTCGTGGCGGTCGTTGGTGCATTCGTGGCAGCTGCTCGGCTCGCATGATTCGGCCCGAGTGCGGACGGTGGTGGGGGACGCGGCGCGGCAGGAGGTGGCGGCCGGGTTGCAGTTCACGTTGCCGGGGACGCCGATGGTGTTCGCCGGGGACGAGGGCGACGATGCGCGCCGTCGGGGCGTTGGTGTCGTGGCGGTCGTTGGTGCATTCGTGGCAGCTGCTCGGCTCGCATGA